The following proteins come from a genomic window of Gimesia chilikensis:
- a CDS encoding ATP-binding protein, giving the protein MAKKVATPKQEGGGGYTFEDKVSASFLLKMLSGLHPLHVEAGQIESVRFQKRVEGWFLDDLVLFLQASDGEKNVLAISVKSNKQLTSNGFPEDFNEAIWEQSLHVETDVFNIERDYLALATALVDQSVKTGWDGLLTKAIDADAAEFANRILTPKYSNDIERAIFKSLHCPKGVDLNKTSTDTANLLKRLRHIQFDFSSEPSTDENECISRCNELLRDGGMGEAASLWTHLKDIARRFATSGGDLTRSQLADRLRNKYLLNEFPNYVSDWAKLNNEFRIQTERVREKLAGKLFLSYSSVEELKIPQPISALVGKSGSGKTVIAKQIASSIAENFHAIWLSPSILNSNNVSVLFSDLGLQYSLPELVAQSTSSNGVIIVDGFERLDQTGLENLATLLRHAKIDSDESAWSFIFTCVIDFWEKTFRTLQREFGKALDVKIKSIEFQFSNHRTEIATNFPDLLAILQRPHLYPIFANLKILDLVLSNIRDETQAASWIGETDILEWYWEQIIHNGNDGSARSRFIQKLACVEADKFLSAVPVTEFESDECRLSSGLITDQVIWSRDERFGFEHDLLGDWARTRLLLSHQHDVTPLIQEKVHNPHWHRAIRLYGLRLLENKSYDTEQWRELISDLSLNNKHTVESDLILESVVFAANAEVQLEIVWPSLCELEGMLLKRLLSRFLHVATLPDPKFSNISDDAAIAAIRRYPFWPLWTSVLKVLFKNRAEAICLSTDQITEIADLWLKHSAQKWPFRDEAAQILLDATAHILAERKTKEWWDYDGDLSEKVFARLLTASPVYTDQVAELALSLVERRDSSLFTDEDGLEEEELNEEDEVSSLINPRSGPLADPWPDGPLRSVNRNVHNGFLGSDDPLQYLFEVHPEVGKEVLLALLIREPLPKMNHPDYFGCEINEFLHVVTEPDWNDAMYFHGPFLLFLQINWEKAIDMIVTLTNFVTQRWIDNREDPPPPVCASVNGEEIEYFGGFDNYFWYRDFVNAPNIIVPALMALEYWLYCCLELDGPIKPALKQVIQTSQSTALLGVIVSVGRKHPTLFKDSLKDLVPVWELQVWEEQYRIKGGEQILGLTMMGWVRWGESIYNQVLEWHKMEHRKTTLGNVLLKLFMTDQEFSLLMNKIQTEWSEQLARDSDSEHAEYLERIALQFDKQKWTAREIENGMVLEFVEPEERTLRLAEERKIIQQNMDTLNIPIRCRKLLDEGEVLNHDDLESFWEQLQKFSSDADQIRDRGEVPEHAIIGGVAVLFILHRGWLEEETYRERWCWEQLGEVLRDRPIRPETHVAISDTNYYWNNFVAMILPQLLVEEPLLEGCRSLCAEFALSYNYSVIKDLMSSAFEVRSELKEDFIRLQYIIMASSGIRNVREVTRGGNTIWNCPDVEYDVIPIFNDQVDQFVKTLIPAEIPLLCNIANESHKYILDMVSKQHEITSGEPYPEESITFIEKRIQRGRGFETEHIQAGFSWLEKIELETDAKSRIKWVATIENILHGFLRPLGGIDEALLDNEGHGSFFVSPTHGDTWIFDLIATVIPKLKQSENAPKLWEPILSFGLDRVNWVDSFISAWFVHGLKVPGREEMFFDEWKKMIDFAWSCENWRHSKVRSHHSDDELFRHLMGFSSFGYGYFEDVKFRPFIKGMKPEFDKWTDEYLPHPEASSYFAKFLTYPSAEDHLRDGIKTLAQAASDFKESHWQDYYYLERSLLDLLEYDWKENSRLIKNDARIRQDFTTILKTMLDRQIPRAMELQDRMSRSR; this is encoded by the coding sequence ATGGCTAAAAAAGTAGCTACTCCCAAACAAGAAGGAGGAGGTGGATATACTTTCGAAGATAAAGTATCAGCTTCTTTCCTATTGAAAATGCTATCTGGTCTCCATCCACTTCATGTCGAAGCTGGGCAAATAGAATCAGTTCGATTTCAAAAGCGAGTCGAGGGTTGGTTTCTTGACGATCTTGTACTCTTTCTCCAAGCTAGCGATGGTGAAAAGAATGTCTTGGCGATCTCCGTAAAGAGTAATAAGCAGCTCACGAGCAACGGATTTCCAGAAGACTTTAACGAGGCCATCTGGGAGCAAAGCCTGCATGTTGAAACAGATGTGTTCAACATTGAGCGAGATTATCTTGCTCTCGCAACTGCATTGGTGGATCAATCAGTGAAAACAGGCTGGGATGGACTTCTAACGAAAGCAATTGACGCAGATGCAGCAGAATTTGCTAATCGAATCTTAACTCCCAAATATTCTAACGATATAGAACGAGCTATATTTAAAAGTCTCCATTGCCCCAAAGGTGTTGATTTAAACAAAACGTCTACAGACACAGCCAACCTCCTAAAGAGACTTCGCCATATACAGTTTGATTTTTCAAGCGAGCCGTCTACTGATGAGAATGAATGTATTTCAAGATGCAACGAATTGCTACGAGACGGTGGGATGGGCGAAGCTGCTTCGCTTTGGACTCATCTAAAGGACATCGCGCGAAGGTTTGCTACGTCTGGTGGAGATTTGACACGATCTCAGTTAGCTGATCGACTACGAAATAAATATTTGCTCAATGAATTTCCTAATTACGTATCTGATTGGGCTAAGCTCAACAATGAGTTCCGTATTCAGACTGAACGTGTGCGAGAGAAGTTGGCCGGAAAACTATTTCTTTCTTATAGCAGTGTAGAAGAATTAAAAATTCCGCAGCCGATATCAGCTTTGGTTGGAAAAAGTGGTTCCGGAAAAACGGTGATTGCAAAACAGATTGCATCCAGTATCGCTGAAAATTTTCACGCAATATGGCTTTCACCATCCATACTCAATTCCAATAATGTTTCAGTTCTGTTTTCAGATCTTGGACTTCAATACAGTTTACCAGAATTGGTTGCCCAATCGACAAGTAGTAACGGTGTCATTATTGTCGATGGATTTGAAAGACTAGATCAAACTGGATTAGAAAACCTTGCTACACTATTACGACATGCAAAAATTGATTCAGATGAATCAGCATGGTCATTCATATTTACTTGTGTCATTGATTTCTGGGAAAAAACTTTTCGGACTCTTCAACGAGAGTTCGGTAAAGCTCTTGATGTTAAAATCAAGTCAATTGAATTTCAGTTTAGTAATCATCGAACTGAAATTGCTACGAATTTTCCTGACCTGTTAGCAATACTGCAACGACCCCATCTGTATCCTATATTTGCAAATCTCAAAATTCTTGACTTGGTTCTTTCAAATATACGCGATGAGACTCAGGCTGCGTCTTGGATTGGTGAAACAGATATTCTCGAATGGTATTGGGAACAGATTATTCACAACGGGAATGATGGTTCGGCGCGATCTCGCTTTATTCAGAAACTAGCCTGCGTTGAAGCAGATAAGTTTCTTTCTGCTGTGCCAGTAACTGAATTTGAAAGTGATGAATGTCGGCTTTCGTCAGGTTTGATTACAGATCAGGTTATCTGGAGTCGAGATGAAAGATTCGGATTTGAACACGATCTGTTAGGAGATTGGGCGAGAACTCGATTATTACTCAGTCACCAACATGATGTTACACCTCTTATCCAGGAAAAAGTCCACAATCCGCATTGGCACCGTGCGATCCGCTTGTATGGACTCCGGCTGCTTGAGAATAAATCATATGACACAGAACAATGGCGGGAACTGATCTCCGATTTGTCATTGAACAATAAGCACACAGTTGAAAGTGATCTAATCCTCGAATCAGTTGTATTTGCAGCTAATGCGGAAGTCCAATTAGAAATTGTCTGGCCGTCACTTTGTGAATTAGAGGGAATGCTCCTTAAGCGACTATTGAGTCGATTCTTGCATGTCGCTACTTTACCAGACCCGAAGTTTTCGAACATATCAGATGATGCTGCTATTGCAGCAATCCGCCGCTATCCTTTCTGGCCACTTTGGACCTCAGTGCTTAAGGTCCTGTTTAAAAACAGAGCTGAAGCGATATGTCTATCAACAGACCAGATTACGGAAATAGCTGACTTATGGCTAAAACATTCAGCTCAGAAATGGCCCTTTCGTGATGAAGCGGCTCAGATTCTTCTTGATGCAACGGCACACATTCTAGCTGAAAGAAAAACAAAAGAGTGGTGGGATTATGATGGGGATTTAAGTGAGAAAGTATTCGCTCGATTACTGACTGCTTCTCCTGTTTATACGGATCAAGTTGCTGAACTTGCACTTTCATTAGTGGAACGGCGAGATAGTTCACTGTTTACTGATGAGGATGGTCTGGAGGAAGAAGAGCTAAATGAAGAGGATGAAGTCTCTTCACTTATAAATCCGAGAAGTGGGCCCCTCGCAGATCCATGGCCGGATGGTCCACTCAGGTCTGTTAATCGGAATGTACATAATGGGTTTTTGGGTTCTGACGACCCACTTCAGTATTTATTCGAAGTCCATCCAGAGGTTGGGAAGGAAGTTCTTCTGGCCCTGTTGATTAGAGAACCGTTACCAAAAATGAACCATCCTGATTATTTTGGTTGTGAGATCAATGAATTTTTGCATGTAGTAACAGAACCAGACTGGAATGATGCTATGTATTTTCATGGCCCCTTCTTGCTGTTTCTTCAGATCAATTGGGAAAAAGCAATCGATATGATTGTGACTCTCACAAATTTCGTGACACAGAGATGGATTGATAATAGAGAAGATCCTCCCCCACCAGTTTGTGCCTCAGTCAATGGAGAAGAAATTGAATATTTCGGAGGGTTTGACAACTATTTTTGGTATCGAGATTTCGTAAATGCCCCCAATATCATTGTGCCAGCACTCATGGCATTGGAATACTGGCTTTATTGTTGTCTTGAACTTGATGGTCCAATTAAACCAGCTCTTAAACAAGTAATTCAGACCTCACAAAGTACTGCACTCCTAGGAGTGATTGTTTCGGTAGGGCGCAAACATCCAACGCTTTTCAAAGATTCATTGAAGGATCTCGTGCCAGTTTGGGAACTTCAGGTATGGGAAGAGCAATATAGAATCAAGGGGGGAGAACAAATCCTCGGATTGACAATGATGGGTTGGGTTCGCTGGGGAGAGTCCATTTACAATCAGGTCCTTGAATGGCACAAAATGGAGCATCGGAAAACGACTCTTGGTAATGTCCTCCTCAAGCTCTTCATGACTGACCAGGAGTTTTCATTATTAATGAACAAAATTCAGACTGAATGGAGTGAACAACTTGCTCGAGATAGCGATTCTGAGCACGCTGAGTATCTAGAAAGAATCGCTCTCCAATTTGATAAACAAAAATGGACAGCTCGAGAGATAGAGAATGGGATGGTGTTGGAATTTGTGGAGCCTGAAGAGAGGACACTAAGGCTTGCCGAAGAAAGAAAAATAATTCAGCAAAATATGGATACCCTGAACATTCCAATTAGATGCAGGAAATTATTAGATGAAGGTGAAGTATTAAATCATGATGACCTGGAATCTTTTTGGGAACAACTTCAAAAATTTAGTAGTGATGCAGATCAAATAAGAGATCGGGGAGAGGTACCAGAACATGCCATTATCGGAGGTGTCGCAGTTCTCTTTATTTTGCATCGGGGATGGCTCGAAGAAGAAACCTATCGTGAAAGATGGTGTTGGGAACAGTTGGGAGAGGTACTCCGTGATCGGCCAATACGCCCCGAGACTCACGTCGCTATCTCTGACACTAACTATTATTGGAATAATTTCGTTGCGATGATCTTGCCACAACTACTTGTGGAAGAACCATTACTTGAAGGTTGTCGCTCACTCTGTGCAGAATTTGCACTCTCTTATAACTATTCTGTTATTAAAGATCTGATGTCGTCTGCTTTTGAAGTCCGCTCAGAATTAAAAGAGGACTTTATAAGACTTCAATACATTATTATGGCCTCTTCTGGAATTCGAAATGTAAGGGAAGTGACACGCGGAGGTAACACTATCTGGAACTGTCCTGATGTTGAGTATGATGTTATTCCCATATTTAATGATCAGGTTGATCAGTTTGTTAAAACATTGATCCCTGCTGAAATACCATTGTTATGTAATATTGCAAATGAATCGCACAAATACATTTTAGACATGGTTAGTAAACAGCATGAAATAACAAGTGGTGAGCCTTATCCAGAAGAATCTATAACATTTATAGAGAAGAGAATTCAACGTGGTCGTGGATTCGAAACAGAACATATTCAAGCAGGGTTCAGTTGGCTCGAAAAAATCGAATTAGAAACTGATGCAAAGAGTCGGATCAAGTGGGTGGCTACTATTGAGAATATTTTGCATGGATTCCTGCGACCTCTCGGAGGAATTGATGAGGCACTGCTTGATAATGAGGGACATGGTTCTTTTTTTGTTTCACCTACCCATGGGGATACATGGATATTCGATCTAATTGCAACTGTAATTCCCAAGCTTAAACAAAGTGAGAATGCCCCAAAGTTGTGGGAGCCAATTCTATCATTTGGATTAGACCGAGTGAACTGGGTCGACTCATTTATATCGGCTTGGTTTGTTCACGGATTAAAAGTCCCAGGCCGCGAAGAGATGTTTTTTGATGAGTGGAAGAAAATGATCGACTTTGCTTGGTCCTGTGAAAACTGGAGACATTCAAAAGTCCGGTCACACCATTCGGATGATGAATTGTTTCGACATCTGATGGGATTTAGTAGTTTTGGATATGGTTACTTCGAAGATGTGAAATTTCGCCCTTTTATCAAAGGAATGAAACCCGAATTTGACAAATGGACAGATGAGTATTTACCTCACCCTGAAGCGTCGAGTTACTTTGCCAAATTTCTAACATATCCATCTGCAGAAGATCATTTGCGTGATGGCATTAAGACTTTGGCTCAGGCAGCCAGTGATTTTAAAGAGTCGCACTGGCAGGATTACTACTATCTTGAGCGATCACTTTTAGATCTTTTGGAGTACGATTGGAAAGAAAACTCTCGGCTCATAAAGAATGATGCAAGGATCCGCCAGGACTTCACGACAATTCTTAAAACAATGTTAGATAGGCAAATCCCAAGGGCAATGGAATTACAAGATAGGATGAGTAGGTCGCGTTAA
- a CDS encoding Calx-beta domain-containing protein has protein sequence MAETLEDRTLLTSLISIDDVTAGENETFMFQISLDQAAADDVTVRVNTQTDTASDNDFTFLSNKLVTIPAGELSTQVTVHVHDDEVQELDETFSLVLSDVRLGGETLPADLDIADGTGQGTILNDDGLPGSVFTITGEKIVEGDSDGQLLKFTITRTGGSIGDLNFDTSVEFTTINGTAVAGEDYTTHTETVHFSAHSYYTSQTSYVYVSMQGDLFQELSETVIGRISNPTGGSVLKGNVASLDVTGIITNDDSDFNFQDSYSADPAHANHTYDQFGSSVAIDGDIMVVGAPQNDDSIGVAYVYARNQQGTPLDQSDDTWDYQTYLRPSRPYDISRTRYGYYLAISDDTIVFSALANSSYILYVFTRVGDDWVSEAPREEVITLDGTFYNRSYFNPVDIYGNTIVIGGLRDASSGVEVGSTYVLEKTGADWSAPLVRKLTQPVFDETHLFGGAGTIYGFGGAVAIHGDIIVVGAQNEDGNESKSGAAYVYTKVGDSWVTNSPLVTRIIASDGMANDRFGFSVATNGKDVAVGASTYNSDGTVRGRAYLYTKNGEDWISETPTEIKFSSENKNFKFGYSVALNDRHLVLGEPYGANAGLAYVYTKEGVDWDRSTVSETILTYPGDESYAYAVSVAISDDSVVIGSPFESLDGWLSGGIFTFGVSENSSWTFTDKISPTEIATSHNGSDDFGDSIAVSENYLVISAPGTDSTLAPTGVVYIYVKNDAGTRDFKGDDFWAYETTLFDPAPEQDRYFGMSVAIDGDTIVVSSETAYTESEVYIFTRNGQDWVTTTPTVTPLLAQFHRSLRREINVAIQNDTIIVGSPYIIGQVLVYQKNGSDWSTVTPTQTVLTASDGTRGDNFGTAVDIDGDKIIVGADENENRGAAYIYQKGASGWDSATETKLTGSDLQDGDYFGSSVAIEGDVAVVGSPYGGKQDLGAVYIYNGKNSWSNPLETKLNPVESILPYTGRFGKYIDIDGQTLVIGTTASLPGQFDFVYVYESGDGWDSFRETVISKEIETSSTSVKIGGSFGRSLLAFQNDNLFIASQDWLYDFTSSTVYSLSKRTASFEQRIVTSRTNTQLNGEVSSLPENQNTVNEWSTYWAELWINASNLKEQGVFSAGLDLSYNSELTSATEIEFGPGFSQSQAGLINDASGTIEGLYAETTASDLGTDSYVLFARIKFGSLADDQVALDFSGKSIGPHDLGLNISSQQIKLVGDTPISTSVEQMGGTSIFANPYDLNDDGAINFSDLLRFATVYQQKPSESSSDYAWFADYNQDDRVNFQDLILFAANYGKRKSGDTPVTYPQNYPDAWNQLLTVAPAPPPSQSATTIQQSTAESLLDSTVAEITPQLPPAQQQTLSEIDIKVVDLANESLGRAAAGTIYIDVNAAGYGWFIDTTPAEHSEFSPASDLTLIALPDSEAAGLIDLRTIILHEIGHLLGYEHGTAGLMQETLAPGVRYLADWESATDEFFGSLTDETALSIF, from the coding sequence GTGGCTGAGACACTGGAAGACCGCACGCTGTTGACGTCCCTGATCAGTATCGATGATGTCACCGCTGGGGAAAACGAAACGTTTATGTTTCAAATTTCTCTGGACCAGGCAGCCGCGGATGATGTTACCGTTCGGGTTAATACCCAAACAGATACGGCCAGTGATAATGATTTCACATTTCTCAGCAACAAGCTGGTCACAATTCCCGCGGGAGAGCTCTCGACACAGGTCACAGTTCATGTGCACGATGATGAGGTCCAGGAGTTAGATGAGACATTTTCTCTTGTGCTGAGTGATGTCCGGCTGGGCGGAGAGACACTGCCCGCCGATCTGGATATCGCCGATGGAACTGGTCAAGGCACCATTCTAAATGACGACGGACTGCCGGGATCTGTGTTCACAATCACCGGTGAAAAAATTGTCGAAGGTGATTCTGACGGGCAATTACTTAAATTTACGATCACTCGCACGGGAGGATCGATAGGAGATTTAAACTTTGATACAAGCGTTGAATTCACAACAATAAATGGTACGGCTGTTGCCGGTGAAGACTATACAACACATACAGAAACGGTCCATTTTTCTGCACACTCTTATTACACATCTCAAACTTCTTACGTTTATGTCTCCATGCAGGGAGATCTCTTTCAGGAACTTTCAGAGACTGTAATCGGCCGGATTAGTAACCCGACTGGGGGAAGTGTTTTAAAAGGAAACGTGGCGAGCCTGGATGTGACCGGAATCATCACGAATGATGATTCCGATTTCAACTTCCAGGATTCTTACTCTGCCGATCCCGCCCATGCAAATCATACTTATGATCAGTTTGGAAGTTCGGTCGCCATTGATGGGGATATTATGGTCGTGGGAGCCCCCCAAAATGATGATTCCATAGGGGTGGCATATGTTTACGCTAGAAATCAACAAGGTACCCCATTGGATCAATCTGATGATACCTGGGATTATCAAACTTACTTACGACCATCGCGCCCGTATGACATTTCGCGTACAAGGTATGGATACTACCTGGCAATCAGTGATGACACGATAGTTTTCAGCGCTTTAGCCAATTCTTCATATATCTTGTATGTATTTACCAGGGTCGGAGATGACTGGGTATCTGAAGCTCCACGGGAGGAAGTGATTACATTAGATGGGACCTTTTATAATAGAAGTTATTTTAATCCAGTTGATATTTATGGAAATACAATTGTTATCGGTGGACTTCGCGACGCATCAAGTGGAGTGGAGGTAGGTTCCACATATGTTTTGGAGAAAACAGGTGCGGATTGGTCTGCACCTCTGGTAAGGAAGTTAACACAACCGGTTTTTGATGAGACGCACTTGTTTGGTGGAGCAGGTACTATTTATGGCTTTGGTGGAGCAGTTGCCATCCATGGCGATATTATCGTTGTGGGTGCTCAAAATGAAGATGGCAACGAATCAAAAAGTGGAGCGGCCTATGTTTACACTAAGGTTGGCGATAGCTGGGTTACCAATTCTCCGCTGGTAACTCGAATAATTGCTTCAGACGGGATGGCCAATGATCGTTTTGGGTTCTCGGTTGCAACAAATGGGAAAGATGTTGCAGTTGGAGCTTCAACCTACAATTCCGATGGAACGGTGAGAGGGAGAGCTTATCTTTACACAAAAAATGGAGAGGATTGGATTTCAGAAACACCCACAGAGATAAAATTTTCAAGCGAAAATAAAAATTTCAAATTTGGATATTCGGTTGCGTTAAATGATCGACATTTGGTCTTAGGAGAACCATACGGTGCGAACGCAGGCTTGGCTTACGTCTATACGAAAGAGGGGGTGGACTGGGATCGAAGTACGGTCTCAGAAACGATACTGACTTACCCGGGCGATGAATCTTACGCTTATGCTGTCTCGGTTGCCATTTCAGATGATTCGGTTGTAATTGGTTCTCCGTTTGAGAGCTTGGATGGATGGTTGAGTGGAGGTATATTTACATTTGGCGTCTCTGAAAACAGTTCCTGGACATTTACAGATAAGATCAGTCCAACTGAAATTGCAACGAGTCATAATGGTTCAGATGATTTTGGTGATAGCATTGCTGTTTCTGAAAACTATTTAGTGATTAGTGCTCCCGGCACCGACTCTACACTGGCTCCCACTGGAGTCGTTTATATCTATGTGAAAAATGATGCAGGCACGCGGGATTTTAAAGGTGATGACTTTTGGGCCTATGAAACAACGCTGTTTGATCCTGCGCCAGAGCAAGATAGATATTTCGGGATGAGTGTCGCCATTGATGGAGACACAATTGTTGTCAGTTCTGAAACCGCGTATACAGAATCAGAGGTCTATATTTTCACTAGAAATGGCCAAGATTGGGTGACGACTACCCCTACCGTGACTCCATTACTTGCTCAATTTCATCGCTCTCTAAGACGTGAGATTAATGTTGCCATTCAAAATGATACTATCATAGTGGGAAGTCCTTATATTATTGGACAAGTATTAGTCTATCAAAAAAACGGATCAGACTGGTCTACCGTGACTCCGACGCAAACTGTTCTCACCGCATCAGATGGCACGAGAGGAGATAATTTCGGAACTGCTGTTGATATTGACGGCGATAAAATCATTGTAGGTGCCGACGAAAATGAGAATCGAGGTGCCGCTTACATTTATCAGAAAGGAGCTTCAGGCTGGGATTCTGCAACAGAAACCAAACTGACTGGTAGCGATCTGCAGGATGGAGATTATTTTGGAAGTTCGGTAGCTATTGAAGGCGATGTTGCTGTCGTAGGCTCACCATATGGTGGTAAACAGGATCTGGGTGCTGTCTATATCTATAATGGAAAGAATAGTTGGAGTAATCCATTAGAAACAAAACTGAATCCAGTGGAAAGCATACTACCCTATACGGGGAGGTTTGGTAAGTACATTGATATTGATGGCCAAACGCTGGTGATTGGAACCACAGCATCTCTTCCAGGCCAATTTGATTTTGTGTACGTGTATGAAAGTGGTGATGGGTGGGATAGTTTCAGAGAAACTGTGATTTCAAAGGAAATAGAGACCAGTTCAACAAGCGTAAAAATTGGTGGGAGCTTCGGTAGGTCACTGTTGGCATTTCAGAATGACAATCTCTTTATTGCTTCACAAGATTGGCTGTATGATTTTACGAGCAGTACAGTTTACAGTCTCAGCAAACGCACAGCATCTTTCGAGCAGCGAATTGTTACCTCTCGTACCAATACTCAGCTCAATGGCGAAGTCAGTTCATTACCCGAGAATCAGAATACTGTTAATGAGTGGTCAACGTACTGGGCAGAGCTTTGGATCAACGCCAGCAATTTGAAAGAACAGGGAGTATTCTCAGCGGGTTTAGATCTCAGTTACAACTCAGAATTAACTTCTGCTACAGAAATTGAGTTTGGGCCAGGTTTTAGTCAAAGCCAGGCTGGTCTGATCAACGATGCGTCAGGCACAATCGAAGGGCTTTATGCCGAAACGACTGCTTCCGATCTGGGCACCGACAGTTACGTCTTATTTGCTCGCATCAAGTTCGGGTCTCTGGCTGATGACCAGGTTGCGCTCGATTTTTCCGGAAAAAGTATTGGACCTCATGACTTGGGGCTGAATATCAGCTCACAGCAGATCAAGCTCGTCGGTGATACTCCTATTTCAACAAGTGTTGAGCAGATGGGAGGGACAAGCATCTTTGCCAACCCCTATGACCTCAACGACGACGGGGCGATCAACTTCAGCGATCTCCTGCGGTTTGCAACCGTCTATCAGCAGAAGCCCAGCGAGTCTTCTTCCGACTACGCCTGGTTCGCTGATTATAACCAGGATGACCGGGTCAACTTTCAGGATCTGATTCTGTTCGCGGCCAACTATGGCAAGCGTAAATCGGGGGACACTCCGGTCACTTACCCCCAGAATTATCCCGATGCCTGGAATCAACTGTTAACGGTCGCTCCCGCACCGCCACCATCACAATCCGCAACCACCATCCAGCAATCAACCGCCGAGAGTCTGCTGGATTCCACAGTTGCAGAGATCACTCCCCAGCTCCCCCCGGCACAGCAGCAAACGCTCTCCGAGATCGACATCAAAGTTGTTGACCTTGCGAATGAGTCCCTGGGCCGCGCCGCAGCCGGCACCATTTACATCGACGTCAACGCCGCCGGGTATGGCTGGTTCATCGATACCACTCCCGCAGAGCACAGCGAGTTCTCTCCAGCCAGCGATCTGACGTTGATTGCACTCCCCGACAGTGAAGCCGCCGGTCTGATCGATCTCCGCACTATCATCCTGCATGAAATCGGCCACCTGCTGGGCTATGAACATGGCACCGCAGGTCTAATGCAGGAAACGCTGGCGCCCGGCGTTCGCTATCTTGCCGACTGGGAATCCGCCACTGATGAGTTCTTCGGCTCCCTGACCGACGAAACAGCTCTCAGCATTTTCTAA
- a CDS encoding sulfatase, which translates to MNSLRRVHFILITCLILLLSGSASAAERPNVLLILVDDLKPALGCYGDPIAQTPNIDALAARGMRFERAYCNHAVCAPSRFTLMLGAHSTSTGLYGLGSQLREIVPDAVTLPQYFAQHGGYRTESLGKVFHIGHGNHGDPASFSVPHFHDKVIEYLDPASTQGGKLTREEAYFTNQHLDRIKSLPRGAAFEAPDVADIKYADGRVAAETVKRLQAAQKRRKQEETPFFIVAGFARPHLPFSAPKKYWDLYDPSELPLPQYEELPANAPKVAGKRGGEITNYSPVPTDRNARFSEDLKRQLIHGYYASTSFVDAQIGKVLDELNRLGLAENTIVVLWGDHGFHLGDLGIWTKHTNYEQANRIPILITAPGVTQPGSATQQLAESVDLFPTLAELAGLPTAKVPQPLDGVSLVPVLKNSGARVRNHAYHAYPKQKLGRAIRTERYRLVEWKPYKNPSAPAEYELYDYQTDPLETRNLVQEQPAVVESLKQILANYPEPLPRNSRLGKRKP; encoded by the coding sequence ATGAATTCGCTGCGCCGCGTGCATTTCATCTTAATAACATGCTTGATTCTTCTACTGAGCGGGAGTGCCTCGGCTGCCGAGCGTCCCAATGTGCTGCTGATCCTCGTCGATGACCTGAAGCCCGCACTAGGCTGTTACGGCGATCCGATCGCACAGACTCCGAACATCGATGCCCTTGCCGCTCGCGGTATGCGCTTCGAACGGGCCTACTGTAACCACGCCGTCTGTGCGCCCTCGCGGTTCACCCTCATGCTCGGCGCACACTCCACATCGACCGGCTTATACGGGCTGGGCAGTCAGCTCCGCGAGATCGTTCCCGACGCCGTCACTCTGCCGCAATACTTCGCGCAGCACGGCGGTTACCGCACGGAGTCTCTCGGCAAAGTCTTTCACATCGGGCACGGCAACCACGGCGATCCCGCTTCTTTCAGCGTGCCGCATTTCCATGACAAGGTGATCGAATACCTCGACCCCGCCAGCACCCAGGGGGGAAAGCTCACCCGCGAAGAAGCCTACTTCACCAATCAGCACCTCGATCGCATTAAGTCGCTCCCCCGCGGCGCCGCCTTTGAAGCACCGGATGTGGCGGACATTAAATACGCCGACGGCCGCGTCGCCGCGGAAACGGTCAAGCGGCTCCAGGCCGCCCAGAAACGACGCAAACAGGAGGAGACGCCGTTCTTCATCGTCGCCGGCTTTGCCCGTCCGCATCTGCCCTTCAGCGCACCAAAGAAGTACTGGGACCTCTACGATCCGTCCGAACTACCGCTGCCTCAGTATGAAGAACTCCCCGCGAATGCCCCGAAAGTGGCCGGCAAGCGAGGTGGCGAGATCACCAATTACAGTCCCGTGCCGACCGACAGGAATGCCAGGTTCAGCGAAGACCTCAAACGCCAGTTGATTCACGGCTATTACGCGAGCACCAGTTTCGTCGACGCCCAGATTGGCAAGGTACTAGACGAACTCAACCGCCTGGGACTGGCCGAGAACACGATCGTCGTCTTGTGGGGCGATCACGGTTTTCACCTCGGCGACCTGGGCATCTGGACCAAGCACACGAACTACGAACAGGCCAACCGCATCCCGATTCTCATCACAGCTCCCGGAGTCACACAGCCCGGCTCAGCCACACAGCAGCTCGCCGAAAGCGTGGACCTCTTTCCCACACTGGCCGAACTCGCCGGCCTCCCGACTGCCAAGGTGCCCCAGCCCCTCGACGGCGTCAGCCTGGTTCCGGTCCTGAAGAATTCCGGGGCCCGCGTGAGGAACCACGCTTATCACGCCTATCCCAAACAGAAACTGGGCCGCGCCATCCGCACCGAACGTTATCGACTGGTGGAATGGAAGCCTTACAAAAATCCGAGCGCCCCCGCCGAGTACGAACTCTACGACTACCAGACCGACCCGTTAGAAACACGCAACCTGGTCCAGGAACAACCGGCGGTAGTGGAGTCACTCAAACAGATCCTCGCCAACTATCCCGAGCCACTTCCTCGGAACTCTAGACTTGGAAAAAGAAAGCCATAA